One Campylobacter concisus DNA window includes the following coding sequences:
- a CDS encoding 50S ribosomal protein L25/general stress protein Ctc has product MLEGIVRESIGKKSAKALRRDGYLIANIYGKGLENVAAAFKVNDFIKEARKKESLAFDVKVGGKVYNVVIVDYQRDVVTSDLKHVDLKVALPGVLSKYMIPVKPVGTPIGLKNKGVLIQSKRRLCVKCTAENLPNSFDVDVSKLDIDDTILVRDITAPKGVTIVDADRVAVLGVIKAK; this is encoded by the coding sequence ATGTTAGAAGGAATCGTTAGAGAGAGTATCGGTAAGAAGTCTGCAAAGGCTTTGAGAAGAGATGGTTATCTAATCGCCAACATTTATGGCAAGGGATTAGAGAATGTTGCAGCTGCTTTTAAAGTAAATGACTTTATTAAAGAAGCACGTAAAAAAGAGAGCCTTGCTTTTGATGTGAAAGTAGGCGGAAAAGTTTATAATGTCGTTATTGTTGATTACCAAAGAGATGTTGTTACAAGTGATCTTAAACACGTAGATCTAAAAGTAGCACTTCCAGGCGTTTTATCAAAATATATGATCCCAGTTAAGCCAGTTGGAACACCTATTGGTCTTAAAAATAAGGGCGTTTTGATCCAATCAAAAAGACGTCTTTGCGTAAAATGCACAGCTGAAAATTTACCAAATTCATTTGACGTTGATGTAAGCAAACTTGACATCGACGATACTATTTTGGTTCGTGACATCACAGCTCCTAAAGGCGTTACTATTGTAGACGCTGACCGTGTTGCGGTACTTGGAGTTATTAAAGCTAAATAA
- the pth gene encoding aminoacyl-tRNA hydrolase, translated as MTLIAGLGNPGSKYENTRHNIGFMLIDLLKDSNYKDVSSAKFQGEVFKFNDIILLKPTTFMNLSGQSVKAVKDFYKPDRIIVIHDDLDLSFGAVKFKKGGSSGGHNGIKSIDGLIGNDYERVRIGIGHLGDAKNFVLGEFSDEEKKALDEILAYTKNAVCELIKSDINEISQKFTIKKGLIK; from the coding sequence GTGACACTAATAGCGGGGCTGGGAAATCCTGGCTCCAAATATGAAAACACTAGACATAATATAGGCTTTATGCTTATAGATCTCCTAAAAGACTCAAATTACAAAGATGTTAGCTCAGCCAAATTCCAAGGCGAAGTTTTTAAATTTAACGACATTATCTTGCTAAAACCAACAACCTTTATGAACCTCTCAGGACAAAGTGTAAAAGCGGTAAAAGACTTTTATAAACCAGATAGAATAATTGTAATACACGATGACCTTGATCTTAGTTTTGGTGCAGTTAAATTTAAAAAAGGCGGCAGTAGTGGCGGGCATAACGGCATAAAATCGATCGATGGATTAATAGGCAACGACTACGAAAGGGTGCGTATTGGCATTGGACACCTTGGTGATGCTAAAAATTTCGTCCTTGGAGAGTTTAGTGATGAAGAAAAAAAGGCTTTAGATGAAATTTTAGCCTACACAAAAAATGCAGTTTGTGAGCTAATAAAGAGTGACATCAATGAAATTTCGCAAAAATTTACGATAAAAAAAGGTCTTATCAAATGA
- a CDS encoding LptF/LptG family permease, with translation MKLYARYVGWVYIKSFLIVFLALELFYVGIDLLTNLKDLPPSANLQLLYVGLTSLSAIGYVLPLSLIFALIILHVNMVRSNELISFYALGISKNSLIFPPFFIALFVTIFYVGLNFTPFAYAHDYQKSIAKNTAFSKSTNDSFLKFEGKFIYIKELNSVNQIANDVRIFEINGTNLLSTTFANHANFKDNEWILKDVNQTLLPQILELGEAGFNKIQSDSLDALKGFKPKSIESAASVENSKFNIPDAINFIKTFKNEGIGLDSAKTAFYNLAIAPFFAPFLLLIFYYHLPVTGRFFNLALSTFIFVVITLVVWGLLFILAKFAQTSVILPEIGIVLPVILLFVYAIYLIKSHR, from the coding sequence ATGAAACTATACGCCAGATACGTTGGCTGGGTCTATATAAAATCTTTTCTTATCGTATTTTTAGCGCTTGAACTATTTTATGTCGGAATCGATCTACTTACAAATTTAAAAGATCTGCCGCCATCTGCTAACCTTCAGCTCCTTTATGTTGGGCTTACATCGCTTAGCGCTATTGGCTATGTTTTGCCACTTTCGCTCATTTTTGCACTAATAATTTTACATGTAAATATGGTTCGCTCAAACGAGCTAATCAGTTTTTATGCACTTGGCATTAGCAAAAATAGCTTAATTTTTCCACCATTTTTTATTGCACTTTTTGTAACTATTTTTTATGTCGGCTTAAATTTTACTCCATTTGCCTATGCACACGACTATCAAAAAAGTATCGCTAAAAATACGGCTTTTTCAAAAAGCACAAATGATTCATTTTTAAAATTTGAAGGCAAATTTATCTACATAAAGGAGCTAAATTCTGTTAATCAAATAGCAAATGATGTTAGAATTTTTGAGATAAATGGCACAAATTTACTCTCAACTACATTTGCAAATCATGCTAATTTTAAAGACAATGAGTGGATTTTAAAAGATGTTAATCAAACTCTTTTGCCGCAAATTTTAGAGCTTGGTGAAGCTGGTTTTAATAAAATACAAAGTGATAGCTTAGATGCATTAAAAGGCTTTAAGCCAAAGAGTATTGAAAGCGCTGCTAGTGTTGAAAACTCAAAATTTAATATCCCAGATGCGATAAATTTTATAAAGACATTTAAGAATGAAGGCATCGGCCTTGATAGCGCAAAAACAGCTTTTTACAACCTTGCTATCGCACCATTTTTTGCACCATTTTTGTTGCTCATTTTTTACTATCATTTGCCTGTAACTGGTAGATTTTTTAATCTTGCACTTTCGACTTTTATTTTTGTTGTGATAACTCTTGTCGTTTGGGGATTGCTCTTTATTCTTGCAAAATTTGCACAAACTTCTGTGATCTTGCCAGAGATTGGTATAGTTTTGCCAGTCATTTTACTTTTTGTATACGCCATTTATCTCATAAAATCGCATCGTTAA